A region of the Gammaproteobacteria bacterium genome:
CCGCGGCGCGGCATGACGCCGTTCAGCCGCTGGGAGAACTGGCCAGCAGTTACGCTATCGCTGTTGTCCGTGCTGGCGGCGCTTGTCTTGATTCGTGCAAGGCCAGACAATGCGCGCACGAATATAACTAGCCGGGGAGTAACGTCATGAGTCAATCCGCGCCGAATCTGGCCCTTGTTCCCGTGATCCTTTCCGGCGGTTCGGGCACGCGGCTGTGGCCCATGTCGCGGCAGCTATATCCCAAGCAGTTTATCCCGTTGACCGGCGATCTGAGCCTGTTTCAGACGACGCTGCGACGGCTGGAAGGGATCGACAACCTCGCCTTCACCCTGGTCGTATGCAACAACGAACACCGCTTCATGGCGGCCGAGCAGGTGCGCACCATCGACGCGCACGACGTGCGCCTGATGCTTGAACCGGTGGGGCGTAACACCGCGCCTGCGATCGCGGCGGCGGCGCTGGAAATCTGCGCGCAGGTCGAAGATGCCGTGATGCTAGTGCTGCCGGCCGACCACATCATCAAGGACACCGCGTCGTTCGGCGCCGCGCTCACGACCGCGCGGCGTGCGGCGGCCGATGGTCATCTGGTGACGTTCGGCATAATCCCTGAACGCGCGGAGACCGGTTACGGCTATATTCACCGTGGCGCGGCGCTGGCCGGACATGACAAAGGCGGCGCGGCGTACACGGTCGATGCCTTCCGCGAAAAACCCGATCAGGCCACCGCCGAATCCTATCTGGCGGCGGGCGATTATTTCTGGAACAGCGGCATGTTCTGCTTCGCCGCGCGGCGCTATCTGGATGAACTGAGAACGCACGCGCCGCAAATCTTTGAGGCCTGCGTAAAGGCGCACGAGGCACGCGCGCGCGATTTGGATTTTATCCGGCTGGATCGGTCGGCATTTGAGGCCTCGCCCAGGGACTCCATCGATTACGCCGTGATGGAAAAGACCGAGTCGGCCGTGGTCATTCCGCTCAAGGCCGGCTGGAGCGACGTCGGTTCCTGGCACTCGCTGTGGGAAGCAGAACCGCACGACGGCAATGGCAACATCGAGGTCGGTGACAT
Encoded here:
- a CDS encoding mannose-1-phosphate guanylyltransferase/mannose-6-phosphate isomerase, producing MSQSAPNLALVPVILSGGSGTRLWPMSRQLYPKQFIPLTGDLSLFQTTLRRLEGIDNLAFTLVVCNNEHRFMAAEQVRTIDAHDVRLMLEPVGRNTAPAIAAAALEICAQVEDAVMLVLPADHIIKDTASFGAALTTARRAAADGHLVTFGIIPERAETGYGYIHRGAALAGHDKGGAAYTVDAFREKPDQATAESYLAAGDYFWNSGMFCFAARRYLDELRTHAPQIFEACVKAHEARARDLDFIRLDRSAFEASPRDSIDYAVMEKTESAVVIPLKAGWSDVGSWHSLWEAEPHDGNGNIEVGDILTEDCTGCYINAGHRLVSAVGIKDQIIIETADAVLVVPRARAQDTKHIVEQLKSRGRTEATTHRKVYRPWGDYEGIDLSGRFQVKRITVNPGGTLSLQMHHHRAEHWVVVTGTARVTRGDEVFLLSENESTFIPTGTRHRLENPGKIPLELIEVQSGSYLGEDDIVRFEDNYGR